The following DNA comes from Enterocloster bolteae.
TATTTTGACAGCAATACATTCGGAGATGTGCTGAGCCGCGTCACCAATGATGTGGACACCATAGATACCTCCCTTCAGCAGAGCATCAGCCAGGTTATCACAGCCGTCTGTACCATGGTATTTATATTCGTAATGATGCTGGTGGTCAGCCCGGTGCTGACACTGATCGGCATTTGTGTTATCCCGATTTGCGGCCTGGTGAGCATGAAGGTGGTAAAACATTCCCAGCGGTATTTCCAGGGGCAGCAGTCCGCGCTGGGGGATCTTACCGGGTATGTGGAGGAGATGTACAACGGACAGAACGTGATTGCCGCCTTCGGAAAGGAGGAGGACGTCATCGAGAATTTTGAGGACATAAACAACCGTCTCTACAACAATGGCTGGAGAGCGCAGTTTTCTTCCAGCATCATCATGCCCTTAACACAGGCACTGACCAACATCGGTTATGTGGGGGTGGCGGTTGTCAGCGGATGGCTCTGCATCAACGGCAGGCTGAGCATCGGTATGATACAGTCCTTTATCCAGTATCTGCGCCAGTTCTCCCAGCCCATCAACCAGGTATCCAACATTGCCAACATCATGCAGGCCACCATGGCTGCGGCCCAAAGGGTATTTGAGTTCCTGGATGCCGAGGAGGAGGTGCCGGAAGCAGAGAAGCCGCAATTCCCCGAAAGCCGGGAAGGAAATGTGGATTTCAGCCATGTGCGGTTCGGTTACACAGAGGATCGGACCCTGATTCATGATTTGGACCTGCATGTACACGCAGGCGACAAGATTGCCATTGTGGGACCCACCGGAGCTGGAAAGACAACGCTGGTCAATCTGATTCTGCGTTTTTACGATGTAAACGGAGGGAGCATTACCATTGACGGCGTGGATGTGCGGGATATGAAACGGGAGGCCCTGCGCTCCATGATAGGCATGGTGCTGCAGGATACATGGCTGTTCGCAGGTACCATAAAAGAGAACATCCGCTACGGAAGGCTGGATGCCACTGACCAGGAGGTGACAGACGCTGCCAGGGCAGCCCATGCCAATGGATTCATCATGTCTATGCCGGGAGGCTACGACATGGAGCTTCATGAGGGGGCTTCCAATATCGCCCAGGGCCAGCGCCAGCTCCTGACCATTGCCAGGGCCTTCCTGTCAGACCCGGAAATCCTGATTCTGGACGAGGCAACCTCATCCGTGGATACAAGAACCGAGGTGGCAATCCAGAAGGCCATGAATAAACTGATGGAGGGCCGGACCAGCTTTGTCATCGCCCACCGCTTATCCACGATAAAGGATGCGGAACTGATTGTGTACATGGAGCATGGGGATATCAAGGAAGTGGGAAACCACAGGGAGCTTTTGGCAAAGGGCGGTTACTATGCAGCCCTGTATAACAGCCAGTTTGCAGCAGAGAACGCTGGATAGGCTGTTTGGAACAAAGGATAGTGTGCCTGTGATAAAATCAGGATATAAGGGACAGGAGGGTTTGTCATTCCTCCTGTCCCTTATATTGTCAGGCCAGAGACAGTTTTAACTCACTGTCTCTTTTTAATCTTCAGCTCCGCATAGGCGATAATCTGGTACAGCACCCCTGACACAATGCAGAGGATCACAATGGAGGTCACCACCATGGTCATGGCAAAGGTCTGGGAGCCATAGGTGATCAGATATCCCAGGCCTGCTTTTGCGCTCAGGAATTCGCCTATAATCACACCCACCAGACACAGCCCGATGTTTACTTTCATATTGCTGATGACCAGGGGCAGGGAACCGGGCAGCAGAACCTTTAAGAGCACATCCTTCCTTCCGCCTCCCAGGGAATAAATCAACTTGATTTGCTCCGTATCCATCTGGGAAAATCCGGTGTATAAGGTTAGAATGGATCCAAATACAGCCACGGACACGGCAGCCACCACAATGGTCCGCATGTTATTGCCCAGCCAAACAATCAAAAGGGGGGCCAGGGCGGATTTAGGGAGGCTGTTTAACAGGACAAGAAAGGGCTCCAGCACCTGGGCCACGCTTTTGCTGGACCACAGAAGCAGGGCGCATGCCAGGCCGAAGATGGTGCAAACGGCAAAGCTGATAAGGGTTTCCATAAGGGTGACCCCTGTGTGGAGGAACAGGCTTCCGTCCTTTGCCATGGAAACCAGGCATTTGGCAATCATCACAGGGGAGCTGAAAATAAAGCTGTCAATCCAGTGCATGTCGGCCGCCAGCTCCCACAGGGCCAGAAGAAGGACCAGCAGCATGACGCGGCATATGGTCACCTGGCGGTGGCGCCGTATTTCACGGGCCACATATTCCTGCTGTGCCACGGACATATTGCAGGCTGATACAGGCTGTTTATCTCTATTCATAAGTCTTCAGCTCCTTCCATACCATATTAAAGTAAGTGGAAAATTCCGGGCAGTTCCTGCGGTCCAGGGAGCGGATGCAATTTTCCGGAAAATCAATGGACAGGATTTTTTTGACCCGGCCGGGACGGGGAGACAGGACCAGGATGCGGTCAGCCACGCTAATGGCCTCAGACAGGTCATGGGTTACAAGTATGGCGGTCTTGTGTGTCTGGCGTATGATGGAGCTGATGTCGTCACACACAGACAGCCGGGTCTGGTAATCCAGGGCTGAAAATGGTTCGTCCAGGAGAAGAAGGTCCGGCTTAAGGGCCAGGGTCCGTATAAGGGCCGCTCTCTGGCGCATACCGCCGGACAGCTCCGAAGGTTTGGCATATTCAAAGCCTGCCAGACCGTAGGCTGCCATCATTTCCAGCAGTTCCTGCCTGGCAGGTTCGTCCAACCGCTTTTGAATTTCAAGGCCAAGGGATATATTGGAGAAAATATTTCTCCATTCAAATAAATGATCCTTCTGCAGCATGTATCCAATGGCAGAAGGAGATTTGGTCAGGGGGACGCCGTCTATGGTGATGGTGCCGCCCTCAGGCTTTGTCAGTCCGCACAGCATGGACAGAAGGGTGGACTTGCCGCATCCGGAAGGTCCCACGATAGCCAGGAATTCCCCGGGTGACACATCAAATGATATATGGTCAAGGGCCAGCGTCTCACCATCTAACGAATGGTAGGAATAGCTGACCCCGTTTACTTCCAGTTTGGGAATCATGAAGAAGCTCCTTTCAATTAGAAATCAATTCCTTGATTTATTATATGTAGACAACGGGAAACCGTTCGCCCGGAGCAGGAAAAAGAAAACAGGCCCCTGCCGCTTGATAACGGCAGGAAGCCTGCATGATAACAATATGAGCGTGGGACCTTACCCCCTACTTCTGGTAACTCCAGCTTACTGGCGTGGGTCTGGCCGAATCAAATACCTGGGCTGCGTCAAACAGATCAGTCAGTCGTTTCTTGGACGGATCTGTCTGGATGAGGTCCTCATACAGCCGGTAGCCGTCCAGGTTCCTTCTGGCCATGCGGAAGTAGTTTGTCCCCATCTGCGTCCAGTAGGGCTTGCTGGCATCCACATTGCAGAAATAGCGGAATCCCTTGGATTCCAGATAGGCAAAGCGGGGATTGTCCTGATGGTAGGGGCGCCAGTCTGCAATGTCGTTGCCGTAAGGATAAAGGATGATATCAGTGGGCCCGATGAGGGATTCCACCTCAGCCTCCCATTTGTCCGTATCAGCCCGGAACCGTTCCTCGTCAATGGCAAATCCGGCCTCCGGATCATCCGCCACCCCCAGGTGGAGATGGCCCCAGCTGTGGGATGCCAGCTCCCAGCCGTTATCCTTCAGACACTGGGCCACTCTGGCTGCCTGCTCACGGTCAGCCTCATAGGTGGGGCTGTCCTGGTAGGAGGAGGCGGTTCTGTACCCCAGTATGCCTTCATAGCCGGTAAACGCGATAATGGCCCTTGCCCCTTTGTAGGAAAAGTCAGGGTGTTCCTGTATAAAATTCTCCAAAAGCGGAATCAAATCATAGGAACCCGTGGAGGTGGTGCCGTCGTCCATGACCATCTCACAGGTGGGCTTTCCGTCCTCGCCAATCACGACCCGTTTGGCAAACCCGTCCCCGTCCATGTAGGGATAGTAGCAGACATCGTCCTGGGACATGACAAAAGGCTTCTTTCCCTCAGGGAGCATGACGCTTCCCTTTACAAAACGAACGTTTCCATTTTCATCAGGTGCCTCATAGGCCACATCGTGGATACGGACCAGCACATAGCCCTTCTGGTACATATCCTCCAGTATTTTAAGAAATTCGTCCTTGGTGGTCATGACTGAATTATAGTTGGCGCTGTCCGAGTCCCCGTCAAAAGCCTTGGAGGTATCCATGATAAGGGAGTGGAAAAAAATGTGGGTGACAGCGTTCATATCAGCTGGAACCAGGGCGGCCTTCTGTGATTCATACCGTGCCAGCGCCTCCTTCATGCGGGAGTCATTCAGGTCCAGGCCGCTGGAGTTGATAAGCTCTGCCGCCTTGTCATAATCATACCCCATGGCGATGCGGTCAGCCTGGGCTATGAGCCGGGAAATGTCGTCCTGGGGAATTTCGGCAAAAGGCTGGTTAGATGAGTCGCCGCCGGAAGCGGGGCCGGAACCGCTGTCGGGATAGCGGTCGGAATTGCTGCCCTCGTCCGGATTAGGGGAGCCGTTCCCTGATGAGGCTATGACCTGGACCGTTCCGTCCGGCTGTTTCGCTAAAACAAACCGGTAGAGGGCGAAAATGCCGCCCCCTACCAGTACAGTGATTGCTAATAATAAAATAAATGTAGGAAGATGCCGTGACATCCGTGCAAGCTTCTGCCTGCGCCTGCGGGACTGCCGGCGTCTGAAATCTGCTCTGCTCATAAAATTTCTCCTGTAACTGGTACTTGCCTACCTATTATAGCATAGATTCCATGAAGTGGGTACTATGAAAGAAAAAACAAATATTGGAATTGAAATTCAACTTGTTCCGTGGTATGTTTAAGTTGGTATGAATAAACATAAAGGAGAACAGGAACATGGAAGATATGGTAAAGGATCCTAATTGCGCATATTGTATGCAGGGCGAACTGGTGGCTAAGTTCGGTTATCCTGTGTGTGAGATGAAGACAGGCTTTCTCTATGTATTTAAGGAGCAGAGCAAGAAGGGAAGGGTTGTTCTGGCGCATAGGAAGCATGTCAGCGAGCTCATTGACCTGACCGATGAGGAGAGGAATGATTTCTTTGCAGAGGTAGCCCAGGTGGCCCGCGCCGTACATAAGGTATTCCAGCCGGACAAGGTAAACTACGGCGCTTACGGCGATACAGGACATCACCTGCATTTCCACATTGTCCCCAAATATAAAGGCGGTGAAGAATGGGGCGGCACCTTTGAGATGAACAGCGGAAGGACCATGCTCACAGACGCTGAGTACGAGAAGATGGCAGAGGACTTAAGACAGGCCCTGAAGGAAGTATAAATATAATAAGGTAAGAAGATAAAGGGGTATATGCAGCAGGAGCCGGCAGACAATCACGGCCTGCTGCATTTTTTTGCGGTAAAAATCAAGGCTTTGCGGGCATAAGCTGTCTGTCCACTCCCATACAATTAGTAGCAGATGATTTTATTGGAGGAAAATATGAGACGGATTGCAGCGATATTATGCTCGGCGGCAATACTGGCCTCCTATCCCGGGATTGCCGCCCTGGGCCAGGAACCGGCAATCGCCATCCCCGTGGGAGCGGGGGTATCAGGGAGCAGCCTCTATGGACAGGAAGATGGATGGACAGGGGAGGATGTACAGGCGGCGGGGGACGCGCAGGCGGTAGATGTGCAGACGGCGGGAGATGCCCAGGCAGCGCCTGCGGACCAGAGTCAGGCAGCTGTCCAGATAGCCGCTCCATCGGCCATTCTCATGGAAGCATCTACCGGACAGGTAATCTATGAAAAGGATGCAGATGAAAAGCGAAGCCCGGCCAGTGTTACCAAAGTTATGACGCTGATATTGATTTTTGATGCCCTTCAGTCCGGAAAGATCCAGCTGACGGACGAGGTAGTTACCAGCGCCCACGCCAAATCCATGGGAGGTTCCCAGGTGTTCCTGGAGGAAGGCGAGAAACAGACCGTGGAAA
Coding sequences within:
- a CDS encoding ABC transporter ATP-binding protein, with translation MKQMNVRAADKKINTKGTMGRLFRFMKPYRIRIILMVACLVMGAVFTTQGPYTLGRAMDALVAVAVDSAGVLQGFRTFITVLIQLGCVYVLAFLFNYSGQYIVAGVAERTMHDLRMAVDKKIRRLPLAYFDSNTFGDVLSRVTNDVDTIDTSLQQSISQVITAVCTMVFIFVMMLVVSPVLTLIGICVIPICGLVSMKVVKHSQRYFQGQQSALGDLTGYVEEMYNGQNVIAAFGKEEDVIENFEDINNRLYNNGWRAQFSSSIIMPLTQALTNIGYVGVAVVSGWLCINGRLSIGMIQSFIQYLRQFSQPINQVSNIANIMQATMAAAQRVFEFLDAEEEVPEAEKPQFPESREGNVDFSHVRFGYTEDRTLIHDLDLHVHAGDKIAIVGPTGAGKTTLVNLILRFYDVNGGSITIDGVDVRDMKREALRSMIGMVLQDTWLFAGTIKENIRYGRLDATDQEVTDAARAAHANGFIMSMPGGYDMELHEGASNIAQGQRQLLTIARAFLSDPEILILDEATSSVDTRTEVAIQKAMNKLMEGRTSFVIAHRLSTIKDAELIVYMEHGDIKEVGNHRELLAKGGYYAALYNSQFAAENAG
- a CDS encoding ABC transporter permease; this encodes MNRDKQPVSACNMSVAQQEYVAREIRRHRQVTICRVMLLVLLLALWELAADMHWIDSFIFSSPVMIAKCLVSMAKDGSLFLHTGVTLMETLISFAVCTIFGLACALLLWSSKSVAQVLEPFLVLLNSLPKSALAPLLIVWLGNNMRTIVVAAVSVAVFGSILTLYTGFSQMDTEQIKLIYSLGGGRKDVLLKVLLPGSLPLVISNMKVNIGLCLVGVIIGEFLSAKAGLGYLITYGSQTFAMTMVVTSIVILCIVSGVLYQIIAYAELKIKKRQ
- a CDS encoding ABC transporter ATP-binding protein, with amino-acid sequence MIPKLEVNGVSYSYHSLDGETLALDHISFDVSPGEFLAIVGPSGCGKSTLLSMLCGLTKPEGGTITIDGVPLTKSPSAIGYMLQKDHLFEWRNIFSNISLGLEIQKRLDEPARQELLEMMAAYGLAGFEYAKPSELSGGMRQRAALIRTLALKPDLLLLDEPFSALDYQTRLSVCDDISSIIRQTHKTAILVTHDLSEAISVADRILVLSPRPGRVKKILSIDFPENCIRSLDRRNCPEFSTYFNMVWKELKTYE
- a CDS encoding HIT family protein, whose product is MEDMVKDPNCAYCMQGELVAKFGYPVCEMKTGFLYVFKEQSKKGRVVLAHRKHVSELIDLTDEERNDFFAEVAQVARAVHKVFQPDKVNYGAYGDTGHHLHFHIVPKYKGGEEWGGTFEMNSGRTMLTDAEYEKMAEDLRQALKEV